In the Coregonus clupeaformis isolate EN_2021a unplaced genomic scaffold, ASM2061545v1 scaf0687, whole genome shotgun sequence genome, one interval contains:
- the LOC121554241 gene encoding potassium channel subfamily K member 1-like yields the protein MVCWVDWFQRFCQSHAFCFLLLSYVLFTLFGGLVLMAIEQPQENKLRAQVLELREHFLRDNHCVLESRLDTIIGKVYFSANRNIAVLDTHRDDRSWDLISSMFFVINVLTVRGYGNSSTLSDDAKLFCIFYSLLGIPLTLFVLSCLSDLLLPILTHVPVRHLQTYWGLPYSQAVLLHASLFSLVLAVLLFLLPATSLCYLEPEWSFLDALFFCVVTLSTIGQGDYLLGKRRNEATKECMEFLTSCYLMAGIVAILTFQETATEVPQVQAVLQLFCGPQDREVKGTDLDEMVLSAEDSGTPLDVSPCPLEQPAPLSPDQPNPQEPDPQPILR from the exons ATGGTCTGTTGGGTCGACTGGTTCCAGAGGTTCTGTCAGAGCCATGCCTTCTGTTTCCTGCTCCTCAGCTATGTCCTCTTCACACTCTTTGGGGGTCTGGTGCTCATGGCCATTGAGCAGCCCCAGGAAAACAAGCTCAGAGCACAGGTCCTTGAGCTCCGAGAGCACTTTCTGAGGGACAACCACTGCGTGCTGGAGAGCAGGCTGGATACAATTATCGGGAAAGTGTACTTTTCTGCTAATCGGAACATTGCTGTCttagacacacacagagatgatAGGAGCTGGGATTTGATATCGTCCATGTTTTTTGTGATCAACGTTTTGACTGTCAGAG GTTATGGCAACTCTAGTACCCTATCGGATGACGCCAAGCTTTTCTGCATCTTCTACAGCCTGCTGGGCATCCCCCTCACCCTTTTCGTCCTCTCCTGCCTGTCTGACCTCTTGCTGCCCATCCTTACCCATGTTCCTGTGCGCCACCTCCAGACCTACTGGGGCCTGCCTTACAGCCAGGCAGTGCTGCTCCATGCCAGCCTCTTCTCCCTGGTCCTGGCGGTACTCCTGTTCCTGCTGCCCGCCACCAGCCTCTGCTACCTGGAGCCAGAGTGGAGCTTCCTGGACGCCCTGTTCTTCTGCGTGGTTACCCTCAGCACCATCGGCCAGGGGGACTACCTACTGGGGAAAAGGCGCAACGAGGCGACCAAGGAGTGCATGGAATTCCTCACCTCAT GTTATTTAATGGCTGGCATTGTGGCGATTCTGACTTTCCAGGAGACTGCCACGGAGGTGCCACAGGTCCAAGCAGTGCTCCAGCTGTTCTGTGGACCACAGGACAGAGAAGTGAAGGGAACAGACCTGGATGAGATGGTGCTCAGTGCAGAGGACTCTGGAACCCCTCTGGAcgtctccccctgtcctctggaGCAGCCTGCACCCCTGTCCCCTGACCAGCCGAATCCCCAAGAGCCTGACCCCCAACCTATTCTGAGGTAG